The following are from one region of the Alkalimarinus sediminis genome:
- a CDS encoding type II secretion system protein, producing MNTLSTQKGFTLVELVIVIVIAGILAVGSVQFVGQATQGYSDAADRQQLATIGWIASEKITRELRNALPNSIRLSASDTCIEFIPVIGGSHYKTLPTSLAPRTISAIASGFSSAPANTRIAVYPTAVGAVYGQSNPGPISTSIISSLSTTSSLDTITLAGDFEFISESPERRFYFTQDPITYCISGGRLNRYSGYGFSGTKGTPQIIVDKVQSGTFSIAPATLTRNAVVAMHFELVGGTTHIVDQEVQIRNVP from the coding sequence ATGAACACGTTAAGTACTCAAAAAGGGTTTACCTTAGTCGAGCTAGTGATCGTGATCGTGATCGCGGGCATTTTAGCGGTTGGCTCTGTTCAGTTTGTAGGGCAAGCGACACAAGGTTATTCCGATGCGGCAGATAGACAACAGTTAGCCACAATTGGCTGGATTGCGTCAGAAAAAATCACCAGAGAGCTACGCAATGCCCTACCTAACAGCATTCGATTAAGCGCGAGTGATACCTGTATAGAGTTTATCCCTGTTATAGGCGGGTCTCACTATAAAACGTTGCCTACGAGTTTGGCTCCCAGAACCATAAGCGCTATTGCGTCTGGCTTTTCATCTGCGCCAGCGAATACACGCATAGCCGTATACCCTACTGCAGTCGGTGCGGTGTATGGGCAATCTAATCCTGGCCCAATTAGTACAAGCATTATTTCATCTCTGAGCACTACATCGAGTTTAGATACCATTACCTTGGCAGGTGACTTTGAATTTATATCAGAGTCACCTGAGCGACGCTTTTACTTTACTCAAGATCCTATTACCTACTGCATTAGTGGTGGCCGTTTAAATCGCTATAGTGGTTATGGCTTTAGCGGGACGAAGGGTACGCCTCAAATTATTGTTGATAAAGTGCAAAGCGGAACGTTTAGCATTGCGCCCGCCACCCTTACCAGAAACGCCGTTGTTGCGATGCACTTTGAGTTAGTCGGAGGCACAACACACATTGTTGATCAAGAGGTGCAGATCCGAAATGTACCCTAA
- a CDS encoding GspE/PulE family protein — protein MAEPKKKIRIGDLLVQNEVISEDQLMTALKEQKTSGRKLGNTLIDLGYVDEDNLLNFLSQQLGIPFVQLRHYQFDDALVKKLPENHARRFRALVLDEQQGELLVGMADPMDIFGYDELVRILKQPIRQAVVRESELLNTLDLVYRRTEEISHLAEELEDELGDDAFDLAALTATGDDTEAPVVKLLQSIFEDAVQARASDIHIEPDESVVRIRQRIDGVLQEHVMKEKRINAALVLRLKLMSGLNISEKRIPQDGRFNIRVKGRSIDVRLSTMPVQYGESVVMRLLDQTDGMLTLDSLGMPKMVMERFRIAVSRPHGMVLVTGPTGSGKTTTLYGALSELNKPEVKIITAEDPVEYRLPRITQVQVNPKVGLEFSTVLRASLRQDPDVILIGEMRDQETAEIGLRAAMTGHLVLSTLHTNDSVSSAMRLTDMGAEPYLVASSLLGVLAQRLIRKLCDNCKQPYTPSDQEKIWLQSMAQSGVHVPSEFTNGSGCYQCSNTGYKGRIGVYEWLEMDEAMLDALRRNSPSEFTAAAKKSRYYQPLEQCALEYAKQGITSLDEVFRISATLEDADHRRDVGDISLA, from the coding sequence ATGGCTGAGCCTAAGAAAAAAATAAGAATTGGTGATCTGTTGGTGCAGAATGAGGTCATCTCAGAAGATCAGCTGATGACTGCGCTTAAAGAACAGAAAACCAGTGGTCGAAAGCTCGGTAATACACTGATTGATTTAGGTTATGTCGATGAAGATAACCTGCTTAACTTTTTGTCGCAGCAGTTAGGTATCCCTTTTGTCCAGCTTCGCCATTATCAATTTGATGATGCATTGGTAAAAAAGTTACCCGAGAACCATGCCCGCCGTTTTAGAGCATTGGTGTTAGATGAGCAGCAAGGTGAACTGCTAGTGGGTATGGCCGACCCTATGGATATCTTTGGTTATGATGAGCTGGTTCGTATCCTTAAACAGCCTATTCGCCAAGCGGTGGTTAGAGAGAGTGAGCTTCTCAATACCCTCGATTTGGTTTATCGCCGTACAGAAGAGATCTCTCACCTGGCAGAAGAGTTAGAGGATGAATTAGGAGATGACGCATTTGACCTCGCCGCTCTAACCGCAACAGGAGATGATACCGAAGCACCTGTTGTAAAGCTGCTGCAGTCTATTTTTGAAGACGCCGTACAGGCAAGAGCATCGGATATACATATCGAGCCAGATGAAAGTGTTGTGCGTATTCGGCAACGTATAGATGGTGTGCTGCAAGAGCATGTCATGAAAGAGAAGCGCATTAATGCGGCGCTTGTGCTCCGTTTAAAATTGATGTCTGGGCTTAATATTTCAGAGAAGCGGATCCCCCAGGATGGTCGCTTTAATATACGAGTCAAAGGGCGCAGCATTGATGTGCGTCTATCGACAATGCCGGTGCAGTACGGCGAGTCTGTTGTAATGCGACTGCTTGATCAGACAGATGGTATGCTGACGCTCGACTCACTCGGCATGCCCAAAATGGTGATGGAGCGTTTTAGAATTGCCGTCAGCAGACCGCACGGCATGGTATTGGTAACAGGTCCAACTGGTAGCGGTAAGACCACTACACTGTATGGTGCGTTGAGTGAGCTTAACAAGCCCGAAGTTAAAATTATTACCGCAGAAGACCCGGTGGAATACCGTTTACCCAGAATAACCCAAGTGCAAGTTAACCCTAAGGTGGGACTAGAGTTCTCAACGGTGCTACGAGCCTCTTTACGTCAAGACCCAGATGTAATACTGATTGGTGAAATGCGAGACCAAGAGACCGCAGAAATAGGTCTCAGAGCGGCGATGACCGGCCACTTAGTACTATCAACTCTCCATACCAATGATTCCGTAAGCAGTGCTATGCGTTTAACCGATATGGGAGCGGAGCCTTATTTAGTTGCCAGTTCGTTGTTGGGTGTACTTGCGCAACGCTTGATTCGTAAGCTATGTGACAACTGCAAGCAGCCCTATACACCTAGCGACCAAGAAAAGATCTGGCTTCAGTCGATGGCCCAGTCGGGCGTTCATGTTCCTAGTGAGTTTACTAACGGTAGTGGGTGCTATCAATGCAGCAACACGGGCTATAAAGGTCGGATAGGTGTTTATGAGTGGCTCGAAATGGATGAAGCGATGCTTGATGCCCTGAGAAGAAATTCGCCATCAGAGTTTACCGCTGCGGCTAAAAAGAGTCGCTACTATCAGCCGCTAGAGCAATGCGCGCTTGAATATGCCAAACAGGGCATAACATCGCTTGATGAAGTGTTCCGCATATCGGCAACGCTAGAAGATGCCGACCACCGCAGAGATGTGGGTGATATTAGCCTAGCGTAA
- a CDS encoding ectoine synthase gives MIIRQLNEANNSTRRVVSPDGNWESTRLLLKEDKMGFSFHITTIYKGADFRMHYQNHLESVYCMSGTGEIVNLEDNTVHPIQEGTLYILDKHDRHILRAHTEMKMACVFNPPLNGNEVHNKEGAYELA, from the coding sequence ATGATTATTAGACAGTTAAACGAAGCAAACAATTCGACCAGACGCGTTGTTTCACCCGATGGCAACTGGGAAAGCACTCGACTATTGCTTAAAGAAGATAAGATGGGATTTTCATTTCATATCACGACAATATACAAGGGCGCTGATTTTAGAATGCACTATCAAAACCATCTTGAGTCCGTCTACTGTATGTCAGGGACAGGTGAAATCGTTAACCTTGAAGATAATACTGTGCACCCTATTCAAGAAGGCACACTCTATATTCTCGACAAACACGACAGACATATTCTACGCGCACACACCGAGATGAAAATGGCCTGCGTCTTTAATCCGCCATTAAACGGCAACGAAGTTCACAACAAAGAAGGCGCTTACGAGCTGGCATAA
- a CDS encoding type II secretion system protein — protein sequence MKLSHQYRGMTLVEMVISIVLISIAVTAVLSAFSTSMGRSSDPLWKNKSLKLAQLYLDEILSKKYDASTPLGGIPASTSISCDVPFAGGNRGLFDNVDDFNGVDDSPPALVTGALSDYTGYRVQVLVTCAGSEVGVANNNAKRITVTVTPPNQPPMPFSVYRGNF from the coding sequence ATGAAACTGTCTCATCAATACCGAGGTATGACACTGGTTGAGATGGTGATCTCGATTGTGTTGATCTCCATCGCGGTAACAGCGGTTCTTAGCGCCTTTAGTACTTCGATGGGGAGAAGCTCAGACCCACTATGGAAAAACAAATCGTTAAAGTTGGCTCAGCTCTATCTGGATGAAATTCTTAGTAAAAAATATGATGCCAGTACACCTCTTGGTGGAATACCAGCGTCTACCAGTATTAGTTGTGATGTGCCTTTTGCCGGCGGTAATCGAGGGTTGTTTGACAATGTGGACGACTTTAATGGTGTAGATGACAGCCCACCAGCGCTAGTCACAGGTGCGTTAAGTGACTATACCGGGTATCGAGTTCAGGTATTAGTTACCTGTGCGGGGAGTGAGGTAGGTGTTGCCAATAATAACGCAAAACGCATTACGGTAACCGTAACCCCTCCAAATCAGCCTCCTATGCCTTTTAGTGTGTATCGCGGTAATTTCTGA
- a CDS encoding type II secretion system protein, whose amino-acid sequence MNQMLRNRTNAGFTLIELVVVIAILAILSAFALPRFADMADEAHRSSVEGSGGAMAAAVALARSQWLANGNAVAVTNLPGYGDETIDTSVDGWPTGVNGNTNPNAMSNTECRDLWIKLLQSSAPSVSTGTGSDYQASIVGGDCRYTYQRDSFGNYVQYDPNNGEVFTQIN is encoded by the coding sequence ATGAATCAAATGTTACGAAACCGAACAAACGCAGGCTTTACACTAATAGAGTTAGTGGTGGTAATCGCTATTCTTGCTATTTTATCTGCGTTTGCCCTACCTCGATTTGCAGATATGGCAGACGAAGCTCACCGAAGCAGTGTGGAGGGCAGTGGTGGTGCTATGGCAGCAGCAGTGGCTCTTGCTCGTTCTCAGTGGTTGGCTAACGGCAATGCGGTGGCTGTGACGAATTTACCGGGGTATGGTGATGAGACTATCGATACCAGTGTTGATGGCTGGCCAACAGGGGTAAATGGCAATACCAACCCAAATGCCATGAGTAACACAGAGTGCCGTGATTTGTGGATTAAACTACTACAAAGTAGCGCGCCAAGCGTAAGCACCGGGACTGGAAGTGATTATCAGGCCTCAATTGTAGGCGGAGACTGCCGATATACTTATCAACGAGACTCGTTTGGTAACTATGTGCAGTACGACCCGAATAATGGAGAAGTCTTTACCCAAATTAATTAA
- the ectB gene encoding diaminobutyrate--2-oxoglutarate transaminase, producing the protein MQIFKEIESEVQSYARSFPVVFNRAKMEHLYGEDGTEYLDFLAGAGTLNYGHNNPLFKPLLMDYIEADGITHGLDLHTKAKGAFLESFNEKILKPRGLNYVMQFTGPTGTNAVEAALKLARNVTGRENVIAFTNGFHGVSLGALAATGNSHHRGAAGVSLNGVSRMPFDGYMGDEVDTTAYLEKVLSDSSSGIDLPAAIIVETVQGEGGINAASFEWLRNLEKICREHEILFIVDDIQAGCGRTGTFFSFEEAGIKPDMVTLSKSLGGYGLPFAVVLFRPELDQWKPGEHNGTFRGNNFAFVTAKAAIDHYWSDDKFANDVKRKGEYITKRLNNIVQKYGEGNFTTRGRGMFQGINCINGDIAAKITKAAFKNNLIIETSGADDHIVKLLCPLVISQENLTKGIDIIEKAISEVCAKEHNIPEESDYFDDVKMAS; encoded by the coding sequence ATGCAAATCTTTAAAGAGATCGAATCTGAAGTACAGAGTTACGCTCGCTCATTCCCGGTTGTATTCAATAGAGCCAAGATGGAGCACCTCTATGGAGAGGACGGTACTGAATACCTTGATTTCTTAGCAGGAGCAGGGACCCTAAACTATGGCCATAACAACCCACTATTTAAACCCCTGCTAATGGATTATATAGAGGCAGATGGTATCACCCACGGCCTTGATCTTCATACCAAGGCAAAAGGCGCTTTTCTAGAGTCATTTAATGAGAAGATACTAAAACCAAGAGGGCTAAACTATGTTATGCAGTTTACCGGCCCTACCGGAACCAACGCGGTAGAAGCAGCACTCAAACTTGCTCGAAACGTGACCGGACGTGAAAACGTTATCGCATTTACCAATGGCTTTCACGGCGTGAGCCTCGGAGCACTCGCTGCGACAGGCAACTCCCATCACCGAGGTGCAGCAGGCGTGAGCTTGAATGGGGTTAGCAGAATGCCATTCGATGGGTACATGGGAGATGAAGTCGACACCACAGCCTACTTAGAAAAGGTATTATCTGACTCGAGTAGCGGTATTGACCTTCCCGCCGCCATTATTGTTGAGACTGTACAAGGAGAGGGCGGTATCAATGCCGCTAGTTTTGAGTGGCTACGTAATTTAGAAAAAATCTGCCGAGAGCATGAAATACTCTTTATTGTAGATGACATACAAGCGGGCTGTGGACGTACCGGTACATTTTTTAGTTTTGAAGAAGCCGGCATCAAGCCTGACATGGTAACACTCTCAAAATCACTAGGAGGCTACGGACTCCCATTTGCAGTAGTGCTATTTCGCCCTGAACTAGATCAATGGAAGCCAGGTGAGCACAACGGAACATTCAGAGGTAACAATTTTGCCTTTGTAACAGCCAAAGCAGCCATTGATCATTATTGGTCTGATGATAAATTTGCCAATGACGTTAAACGTAAGGGCGAATACATCACTAAGCGCCTCAACAATATCGTTCAAAAATATGGCGAAGGTAACTTTACCACCCGCGGGCGAGGGATGTTTCAGGGTATCAACTGCATAAACGGTGACATAGCCGCAAAAATAACTAAGGCAGCATTCAAAAATAATCTCATTATCGAGACTAGCGGAGCAGATGATCACATCGTGAAGCTCTTGTGCCCTCTTGTCATCTCGCAAGAAAATCTTACTAAAGGCATCGATATTATCGAAAAGGCCATTAGCGAAGTCTGCGCGAAAGAGCACAACATCCCTGAGGAGAGTGACTATTTTGATGATGTAAAAATGGCTAGCTAA
- the ectA gene encoding diaminobutyrate acetyltransferase, which yields MLEQNILLSSPHSTDGYAVSQLINRCPPLDTNSRYCNLLQCSHFDNTSVIAKANDQTVGFISGYILPQAVNTLFIWQVAVDSAARGTGLAQRMIQHIIERPACNDVSHIETTITNDNKASWALFERIAKNYGAPLTSSVMFDRAEHFAGAHETEMLVRIGPLNKGNA from the coding sequence ATGTTAGAACAAAATATTTTATTAAGCTCCCCACATAGCACCGATGGCTACGCCGTTTCTCAACTCATCAACCGATGCCCTCCTCTTGATACTAACTCAAGGTATTGCAACCTACTGCAATGCAGCCACTTTGATAACACATCGGTAATCGCAAAAGCTAACGATCAAACGGTAGGGTTCATTTCAGGCTACATCCTGCCCCAAGCGGTTAATACACTGTTTATCTGGCAAGTAGCCGTTGACAGCGCTGCCCGAGGCACGGGTTTGGCGCAAAGAATGATACAGCACATCATCGAGCGGCCTGCTTGTAACGACGTGTCGCACATCGAAACAACTATCACAAACGATAACAAAGCGTCTTGGGCGCTCTTCGAACGTATTGCTAAAAACTACGGCGCACCACTGACTAGCTCAGTGATGTTCGATCGCGCCGAGCACTTCGCTGGTGCTCATGAGACTGAAATGCTCGTCAGGATAGGCCCACTCAACAAAGGCAACGCTTAA
- a CDS encoding MarR family transcriptional regulator, whose translation MVLDHVDQVLVALRRVIRATDLHSKHLAKTTGLTAPQILLLQSIRDKGEVTIGELAHDISLSQATVTTILDRLEKRNLVYRERSKTDKRKVHAYLTDEANKTLQTAPAPLQDQFARQFNDLQDWEKTMIISSLQRVAQMMDAQHIDASPVLDVGLLDRSAATPDSPGVYADKP comes from the coding sequence GTGGTTTTGGATCATGTAGATCAGGTCTTGGTGGCGTTGCGGAGGGTGATTAGAGCAACAGATTTGCATTCGAAACACTTGGCAAAAACGACAGGGTTGACGGCGCCGCAGATACTGCTGCTGCAGTCGATCAGAGATAAGGGTGAGGTGACAATTGGTGAGTTAGCTCATGATATTAGCCTCAGTCAGGCCACTGTTACGACCATTTTAGATAGGTTGGAAAAACGTAACCTGGTTTATAGGGAGCGATCAAAAACAGATAAGAGAAAGGTGCATGCCTACCTTACTGATGAGGCGAATAAAACGTTGCAGACGGCTCCAGCACCGCTACAAGATCAGTTTGCGCGCCAGTTTAACGACCTTCAAGACTGGGAGAAAACAATGATTATTTCAAGCTTGCAGCGAGTTGCGCAAATGATGGATGCCCAGCATATTGATGCATCCCCTGTTTTGGATGTTGGTTTGTTAGATCGCTCGGCGGCAACACCAGACTCTCCGGGAGTTTATGCCGATAAACCTTAG
- a CDS encoding ExeA family protein — MYERYFGLRELPFSLTPNTHFYLNSETHQQALELLLVALRNREGFIKISGEVGTGKTLVCRKLLNSLEGEYVTAYIPNPGLSPESLYLAVAEELDVEVDLSLGGHHVLKQINIKLIELASQEKRVALVIDEAQAMPEETIEALRLLSNLETESAKLLQVVLFGQPELNELLSRPSLRQLQQRITFQHNITALNKQALQQYVGHRMSLAGYNGPALFDKRAVALLYRSSKGVPRLINILCHKALMSAFGQGDRVVTRRHIKKAIQDTESVSMPRFSWLPLGGS; from the coding sequence ATGTATGAGCGTTATTTCGGGCTACGGGAGCTACCATTTTCATTAACTCCTAATACCCATTTTTATCTTAACTCCGAAACCCACCAGCAAGCACTAGAGCTTCTTTTGGTTGCTTTAAGAAACCGCGAGGGTTTTATTAAAATATCCGGTGAAGTGGGTACTGGTAAAACTCTTGTTTGTAGAAAGCTATTAAATTCATTGGAAGGTGAGTATGTAACTGCATACATACCAAACCCTGGCCTATCTCCTGAGAGCCTGTATTTAGCAGTTGCTGAAGAGTTGGATGTAGAGGTTGACCTCTCTCTAGGCGGGCACCATGTACTTAAGCAGATCAATATCAAGTTGATTGAACTCGCATCCCAAGAGAAACGTGTGGCTCTGGTGATCGATGAAGCTCAGGCCATGCCAGAAGAGACTATTGAAGCCTTGAGGTTATTAAGCAACCTTGAAACAGAGTCCGCTAAGCTGTTACAGGTTGTTTTGTTTGGGCAGCCAGAGTTGAATGAGCTACTCTCACGTCCGAGCCTGAGACAGCTGCAGCAGCGGATTACTTTTCAACATAATATTACCGCGCTAAATAAGCAGGCTTTGCAGCAGTATGTGGGGCACAGAATGTCGTTGGCAGGTTATAACGGCCCTGCTCTGTTTGATAAACGTGCGGTTGCGCTACTGTATCGCTCTAGCAAGGGAGTGCCGAGGCTGATTAATATACTTTGCCATAAAGCACTAATGTCAGCCTTCGGACAGGGTGACAGGGTGGTCACTCGAAGACATATCAAAAAGGCGATACAAGATACTGAAAGTGTCTCTATGCCTCGCTTTTCTTGGTTGCCATTGGGAGGGTCTTAA
- the mshL gene encoding pilus (MSHA type) biogenesis protein MshL: MSLQVKTIGLVAKTQSIKWSTGLGFVVILSLLSGCSSNGLLQSNRSVSTDSVDELTQVLDEDLTQYDKQMPAQLPNSVANALLPSMGAPAIKTQQDKRFDIAVKEVDAREFFRSLVKGTKYNIVVHPEVTGSISLELSNVTVPQVMALTKELYGYDFQEDGRFYRIMPGGLKTRVFQINYLNIKRLGGSETRVSSGSVSEGSNSSDSSGGSNNNNRSGGNDSTSEKVIGTRISTTSESDFWAQLSQTLLLITGDGEGRRVVATPNAGVIVVRAMPEELKSVESYLRQTELIMQRQVVLEAKILEVELNEGYQQGIDWTAIETSGSIGADGLPKKLVGGNMVSELITNEDLGGVFTATLKVGDFSGFMQLLGTQGSVQVLSSPRISTVNNQKAVIKVGTDEFFVTDIDIDEDTGSSNNSDTTSTDVTLTPFFSGIALDVTPQISEEGNIILHVHPTISEVNDQEKVVSLGDRDVVLPLALSTIRETDSVIKAANGQIVVIGGLIQNISREINSSVPILGDIPLLGELFKQKRYQQRKSELVILLRPVISSDKVFESQIRKSRKRFGEFRDVLGSPIPPSF, from the coding sequence ATGTCTTTACAGGTTAAAACGATTGGCCTTGTTGCCAAAACTCAATCGATCAAATGGTCGACTGGGTTAGGTTTTGTGGTCATATTGAGTTTGTTGTCGGGTTGTTCGAGTAACGGTCTGCTGCAATCTAATCGTAGCGTGTCAACTGATAGTGTTGATGAGTTAACACAGGTGCTCGATGAGGATCTTACCCAGTACGATAAACAAATGCCTGCGCAGCTCCCCAACAGCGTTGCTAATGCCTTGCTTCCTTCTATGGGGGCTCCAGCCATTAAGACTCAGCAAGATAAACGCTTTGATATAGCGGTAAAAGAGGTTGATGCACGAGAGTTCTTTAGAAGCCTGGTGAAAGGTACAAAATACAATATAGTGGTCCACCCTGAGGTAACAGGTTCTATTAGTCTCGAATTGAGTAATGTGACGGTTCCACAGGTGATGGCATTAACGAAAGAGTTGTATGGCTATGACTTTCAAGAAGACGGTCGCTTTTACCGGATTATGCCGGGTGGGTTAAAAACACGAGTTTTCCAGATTAACTACCTCAACATAAAGCGCTTAGGCGGTTCTGAAACCCGTGTCAGCTCTGGAAGTGTGTCAGAAGGTAGTAATAGTAGTGATAGTAGTGGTGGAAGCAATAATAACAATCGTTCAGGGGGGAATGACAGCACCTCAGAAAAAGTGATTGGTACTCGTATTAGTACAACCAGTGAAAGTGACTTTTGGGCGCAGCTAAGTCAAACCTTGTTATTAATCACCGGAGATGGTGAGGGGCGCAGAGTGGTAGCGACACCTAATGCAGGGGTGATCGTTGTTAGAGCGATGCCTGAAGAGTTGAAGTCTGTAGAGAGTTATCTCCGCCAAACTGAGCTTATTATGCAGCGGCAGGTCGTGTTGGAAGCCAAAATTCTAGAGGTCGAATTGAATGAAGGCTACCAGCAAGGCATTGATTGGACAGCTATTGAAACCAGCGGTTCAATAGGCGCCGACGGACTACCGAAGAAACTTGTCGGTGGTAACATGGTTTCAGAACTCATTACCAATGAAGACTTAGGTGGCGTATTTACAGCGACGCTTAAAGTAGGTGATTTTAGTGGCTTTATGCAGCTACTTGGCACTCAGGGAAGCGTTCAGGTTCTCTCTAGCCCACGAATATCTACGGTCAATAACCAAAAAGCGGTGATTAAAGTGGGGACCGATGAGTTTTTTGTAACCGATATCGATATAGATGAAGATACAGGTAGCAGCAATAATAGTGATACGACATCTACAGACGTTACGTTGACGCCTTTTTTCTCGGGTATCGCTCTGGATGTAACGCCTCAGATTAGTGAAGAGGGCAATATCATTCTCCATGTTCACCCCACAATTAGCGAAGTTAACGACCAAGAAAAGGTGGTTTCTTTGGGCGATCGTGATGTTGTACTGCCATTAGCGCTAAGTACTATTCGTGAGACCGACAGCGTAATCAAAGCCGCGAATGGGCAGATAGTTGTGATTGGTGGTTTGATCCAAAATATAAGCCGAGAAATTAATTCGTCAGTTCCTATATTGGGTGATATTCCGTTGCTGGGTGAGCTGTTTAAACAAAAACGTTATCAGCAACGCAAGAGTGAACTGGTCATTTTGTTGAGACCTGTTATCTCTAGCGACAAGGTTTTTGAAAGTCAGATTCGTAAAAGTCGTAAGCGTTTTGGTGAGTTTAGAGATGTTTTAGGTTCCCCCATACCTCCCTCTTTTTAA
- a CDS encoding type II secretion system F family protein, whose amino-acid sequence MAQFEYKSRDAKGSVMSGQLEAANRDAAASELQRRGLTPVAISEHIEKKDVFEGLKKIKIFKRKVSLEELIIYCRQMNALTRAGIPIIRAMRGLADSTTSELLHETLHDVTDRLESGVNLATSMQSHPDIFDDMFISMVHVGENTGQLEDAFQQLAISLELERDTRRRIKQATRYPMFVIVALLSALMIINFFVIPKFASVFAKLGADLPIFTKMLVATSNFFIDYWWLMLGVTVIAVVLFKRWSKTESGHYKWDRTKLRFPIVGNLFELITLSRFSRNFSMMLAAGMPITHALAVAAESANNKYIGHHILGMKSGIERGDSLLRTANASNMFTPLVLQMMAVGEETGQIDKLLLDVANFYDEEVDYGLSKLAESIEPILIFAMGVLVLILALGVFLPIWDLGKAALGN is encoded by the coding sequence ATGGCGCAGTTCGAATATAAAAGCAGAGATGCCAAAGGCTCGGTTATGAGTGGCCAGTTAGAGGCGGCCAATCGTGATGCCGCAGCTTCCGAGCTGCAGCGCCGTGGGCTGACGCCTGTTGCCATATCAGAGCATATTGAGAAGAAAGATGTGTTCGAAGGCCTCAAGAAAATTAAAATATTCAAGCGAAAAGTTTCCCTTGAAGAGTTGATTATTTACTGCCGCCAAATGAATGCCTTAACCAGGGCCGGTATACCGATTATTCGAGCAATGAGAGGGTTGGCTGACTCAACCACTTCTGAGCTGCTCCACGAAACCCTTCATGATGTCACTGATCGCCTCGAGTCAGGTGTAAACTTAGCCACATCAATGCAGTCTCACCCTGACATTTTTGATGACATGTTTATTAGTATGGTGCATGTGGGTGAAAACACGGGGCAGCTTGAAGATGCATTTCAGCAACTTGCGATAAGCTTAGAGTTAGAGCGTGATACTCGCCGGCGTATCAAACAAGCCACTCGTTACCCTATGTTTGTTATTGTGGCGTTACTATCGGCATTGATGATTATTAACTTCTTTGTTATTCCTAAGTTTGCCTCGGTATTTGCAAAACTAGGTGCTGACTTACCCATCTTTACCAAAATGTTGGTTGCGACGTCGAACTTTTTTATTGATTACTGGTGGCTAATGTTGGGCGTCACGGTAATTGCCGTGGTCCTGTTTAAGCGGTGGTCAAAAACAGAGTCAGGCCATTACAAGTGGGATCGGACTAAGCTGCGTTTCCCCATTGTAGGTAATTTGTTCGAGTTGATTACTCTGTCTCGGTTCTCCCGCAACTTCTCAATGATGCTTGCCGCTGGTATGCCAATTACGCATGCATTGGCGGTCGCTGCAGAATCAGCTAACAATAAATATATTGGTCACCATATATTAGGTATGAAGTCAGGTATAGAACGAGGTGATAGCTTGCTTCGTACCGCCAATGCATCAAACATGTTTACGCCACTAGTGCTGCAGATGATGGCGGTAGGCGAGGAAACAGGACAAATAGATAAACTCTTGCTAGACGTAGCAAACTTCTATGATGAAGAGGTTGATTATGGTTTGTCGAAACTGGCTGAATCAATAGAGCCGATCTTGATATTTGCGATGGGAGTCTTAGTTTTGATATTGGCGCTTGGCGTATTTTTGCCAATATGGGATCTGGGCAAGGCCGCATTGGGGAACTAA
- a CDS encoding type II secretion system protein, producing the protein MINMQKMNKKQAGFTLIELVMVIVILGILSAFALPRFADLTDDARQASISGAIGAMKSASAITHAQWIANGSTGTTVELEGAFIGTASGYPDSASTGTGAGDTAANAGTIQLAANLSDSDYNITEGATSLTLTLTGLTCTVTYTAATGAVTTSGADCP; encoded by the coding sequence ATGATTAATATGCAAAAAATGAATAAGAAACAGGCTGGTTTTACCCTGATCGAATTGGTAATGGTAATTGTTATTCTGGGTATCCTATCTGCATTTGCACTGCCTAGATTTGCTGATTTGACTGACGACGCTCGGCAAGCTTCAATCTCAGGAGCTATTGGTGCTATGAAGTCTGCTTCAGCTATTACGCACGCTCAATGGATAGCTAACGGCTCGACAGGAACTACAGTTGAGCTGGAAGGTGCATTTATCGGTACTGCGTCAGGCTACCCTGACTCGGCCTCAACCGGAACCGGTGCTGGAGATACTGCTGCAAACGCGGGTACTATTCAGCTAGCAGCAAACTTATCTGATAGCGATTATAATATTACAGAAGGCGCAACTAGTTTAACACTTACACTAACAGGTCTTACTTGCACCGTTACTTATACCGCTGCTACTGGTGCGGTGACTACATCTGGTGCAGATTGCCCATAG